The DNA sequence GAGTTTGCCATCTCGGGCGTCCTGAACTCGTGGATCCTGACAATCCCCCTCCTTGTCGCCGCCATCATCTCGCCGGTCATCGGGAAATGCGGCGACCTCTACGGCAAGAAGAGGATGATCCTCTTCTCTGTCATCGTCTATGCGGCGGGCGTCTTCGCGAGCGGGTGGGCCCCGGACATCTGGGTCCTCATCCTGTGTCGGGCGATGCAGGGGGTGGGCCTTGGTGTCCTGCCCCTCGGATACGCCCTGATCAGGGAACAGTTCCCACAGGAAAAAGTCCCTATCGCCATCGGGACGATCGCCGCGATGTTCGGTGCCGGTGCCTTCCTCGGCATCTTCATCGGTTCCTGGATCATCGAGCACTTCGGCTGGAGGACGACCTATCATGTGGCGGCTCCCGTGGTGTTCCTCCTCCTCATGGCGACGGCACTGGTCATCATCCCATCGCCCCGCGTGCAGGGTGCGGCGATCGATAGGCCAGGCGTGGCCACCCTCACCCTCTTCCTCCTCTCCATTGTACTGGCCCTCACCCTCGGTGGCCAGGGAGGGGGGATGTTGCCGGCTGTCCTCGTCTGTGCGGCCCTTGCCGTCGCCTTTGCCGCCCTCTTTGTCCGTGTCGAGAGGCAGTCGCCTGACCCGATGGTCGACCTTGCGATGATCATGAAGGCGCCGGTGGTCATCGCAATGACCATCGGGCTCATCGTGACCATGGCCACCTTCATGGTCATCCAGACTCTCCCCTATCTCATCGAGAGCCCGATCAGCCTCGGCCTGTCGCACTTTGCCGTTGGCCTGGTGATGATGCCAGGCGCCCTCGCCGACATGATCTGCGGTCCCCTCACCGGCGTCTTCATCAGGAGGCGAGGGGAGCGTGCCGCCATGCTCGTCGGGTCTGTGCTCTTCGCCGCGGGGGCCGTCTGCTATCTCCTCCTCGATCCCTCGATGGCGTCTCTCATCCTTGCGGGTGTCCTCTTCAACGCGGGGATGTCGGTCACCCTCACCGGCAACACTATCATCGTCGTCAGGTCGATGCGGCCCGAAGAGACCGGCATTGGGAGTTCGATCTACCATACGGCCCAGAACATGGGAGGGATGATCGGCCCGGTGATCGCGGGGATTTTCATCTCCCTCCATGTGGTGTCGGTGCCGGGATGGGACATACCTGTGCCCACCGGCGAGGCCTTCACCTCCATATTCAGCATGATCGTCCTTCTTGCCCTCTTTGTCATCCTCCTTGCCCGGCAGATCCGGGACAGCGAGGTGACGGCCACAGTCTCCGGGAAGTGATGACTGGCGCCGTCCCTCTCCCGTGCACTGTGTTGCATCAAAAAAGTGGGCCGGATCAGGCTTCCTTACCAGGCCTCGACAAAGGCCATCTCTGTATAGAGTTCTTCGAGTCGCACCTTGTGTCCCCGCTCCATCTTCGCCAGTTCGGTGAAGACCTGCTTCTGGGCCGGGTCGGTAATGAGTTCGGCAAACTGTTCGTACATCTCCATGGCGTCTTCTTCCCTCTTGATAGCATATTTCAGGCCGTCCAGAGGTTTCATGTCGGTCGTCGGCTGCG is a window from the Methanofollis sp. genome containing:
- a CDS encoding MFS transporter; translated protein: MKSPFDVGDPRYHLSVTAILSAVVAMVMFTEAMLAPALPAIQNEFAISGVLNSWILTIPLLVAAIISPVIGKCGDLYGKKRMILFSVIVYAAGVFASGWAPDIWVLILCRAMQGVGLGVLPLGYALIREQFPQEKVPIAIGTIAAMFGAGAFLGIFIGSWIIEHFGWRTTYHVAAPVVFLLLMATALVIIPSPRVQGAAIDRPGVATLTLFLLSIVLALTLGGQGGGMLPAVLVCAALAVAFAALFVRVERQSPDPMVDLAMIMKAPVVIAMTIGLIVTMATFMVIQTLPYLIESPISLGLSHFAVGLVMMPGALADMICGPLTGVFIRRRGERAAMLVGSVLFAAGAVCYLLLDPSMASLILAGVLFNAGMSVTLTGNTIIVVRSMRPEETGIGSSIYHTAQNMGGMIGPVIAGIFISLHVVSVPGWDIPVPTGEAFTSIFSMIVLLALFVILLARQIRDSEVTATVSGK